One bacterium genomic region harbors:
- a CDS encoding SDR family oxidoreductase has product MITGSASFLGAAISRRFAESGYDLGLHYRRSKGKTQKLSVEMEGLGIRTMILAADLEVENDVRTLVPKILKRFGRLDVLVNNASLFLPDPPLHRYQEKKSLFSTNVFAPFLLVDQAKPHLKKTKGSVVNLTDIYGEKPILKGYETYSATKAALINLTRSLARELGPEIRVNAVSPGAFFIPKTYSKEKTKSLLDKSALKRSGEPRELAEAVYFMASHPFITGQVLNVDGGRFLI; this is encoded by the coding sequence TTGATCACCGGAAGCGCCAGTTTTCTGGGAGCAGCGATCAGTCGTCGGTTCGCCGAATCGGGTTATGACCTGGGACTTCATTACCGCCGTTCGAAGGGGAAGACGCAGAAATTATCCGTTGAAATGGAAGGATTGGGGATCCGGACCATGATCCTCGCGGCTGACTTAGAAGTGGAAAATGACGTGAGGACATTGGTCCCAAAAATCCTGAAGAGGTTCGGTCGCCTGGATGTCCTCGTGAACAATGCTTCACTGTTCTTGCCGGACCCGCCGCTGCATCGCTACCAAGAAAAGAAGTCACTCTTTTCGACGAATGTTTTCGCGCCTTTTCTCTTGGTGGACCAGGCTAAGCCCCATCTGAAGAAAACCAAGGGTAGTGTGGTCAACTTGACCGATATTTATGGAGAGAAGCCCATCCTGAAAGGTTATGAGACCTATAGTGCCACCAAGGCGGCTTTGATCAATCTGACCCGAAGCCTGGCCCGGGAATTGGGGCCCGAGATCCGGGTGAACGCCGTTTCGCCTGGGGCATTCTTTATCCCTAAGACCTACAGCAAGGAAAAAACAAAAAGCCTTTTGGACAAAAGTGCGCTCAAGCGGAGCGGGGAGCCCCGTGAATTGGCCGAGGCCGTCTATTTCATGGCTTCCCACCCCTTTATCACCGGCCAAGTCCTGAACGTGGACGGCGGCAGGTTCCTGATCTGA
- the folK gene encoding 2-amino-4-hydroxy-6-hydroxymethyldihydropteridine diphosphokinase has translation MGDLIHLKGLKVRCIIGIFEWERKRKQDVILDLSFPTSVARAAQRDRIQDALDYKRIAKSTIAFVEKSSYQLVETLAERLAQHLIEKFGLPRVRLSVSKPGAIRGSQNVGVEILREATAENTERIYFSFGSNIEPLFNIKRGLESLDRRFGISSLSHLYETSPVGGRRGQPSFLNLMASVGTSLDPISIRQWIIATEKKAGRKRSKDRNGARTLDIDMVLWGNLSGHFEGFTLPHPDITQKAFVLFPLLEIAPNLVIPGLERPVVELAHSFKAKDQKIRQIRNLPPSTFRTWPVIKGWEAMK, from the coding sequence ATGGGCGATTTGATCCATCTGAAAGGTCTAAAGGTCCGTTGCATCATCGGGATCTTCGAATGGGAAAGGAAAAGGAAGCAGGATGTAATTTTGGACCTGAGCTTTCCTACCAGCGTTGCCCGGGCCGCCCAAAGGGATCGGATCCAGGACGCCCTGGATTACAAAAGGATCGCCAAGTCCACGATCGCTTTCGTGGAAAAAAGTAGTTACCAATTGGTCGAAACCTTGGCCGAGCGGTTGGCCCAGCATTTGATCGAAAAATTCGGTCTTCCTCGCGTCAGGCTAAGCGTCTCAAAACCAGGGGCCATCCGAGGCTCCCAGAACGTGGGAGTTGAAATACTTCGAGAAGCTACGGCCGAAAATACCGAAAGGATCTATTTCAGTTTCGGCTCGAACATTGAACCCCTTTTCAACATCAAAAGAGGCTTGGAATCCCTGGACCGTCGTTTTGGGATCAGTTCTCTTTCCCACCTTTATGAAACATCGCCCGTTGGCGGGAGAAGGGGTCAGCCATCTTTCCTGAATTTGATGGCCTCAGTGGGAACGAGCTTGGATCCCATTTCGATCCGTCAATGGATCATCGCTACCGAAAAAAAGGCCGGCCGGAAAAGGAGCAAGGACCGTAATGGAGCCCGGACCCTGGACATTGATATGGTCCTTTGGGGAAATCTCTCGGGTCATTTTGAAGGTTTCACCCTTCCCCATCCCGACATCACCCAAAAGGCTTTCGTTCTGTTTCCGTTACTGGAGATCGCCCCGAACTTGGTGATCCCTGGATTGGAAAGACCTGTCGTTGAATTGGCCCATTCTTTCAAGGCCAAGGACCAAAAGATCCGTCAGATCAGGAACCTGCCGCCGTCCACGTTCAGGACTTGGCCGGTGATAAAGGGGTGGGAAGCCATGAAATAG